The Triticum aestivum cultivar Chinese Spring chromosome 6D, IWGSC CS RefSeq v2.1, whole genome shotgun sequence genomic sequence cagcagtaggcgGGAGCGGCGGCGAGCGAGGGCATGCGCGCGGCGGTGCGGGTTGGCGAACAAGGGCGTGGCCGGCGCGGGGCTCCCAGGGACGGCGCGCACGAGACACAGCCGCGTGCGTGACAAGTGTGAAGTTGACCGCGGCGGCTATGACATCTACGGCGACGGAAACAACATGAACGAGATGGGTAAATGTGCGGGGCCTCATAGCGGAGGTTGGAGGCGACTCGGGGCAgccggaggaggtcgaggatgacGGCGAGATGCGGCGgtcataggaagaagaagaagaccgcgtCGGCTACGCGGCTCCCCGGACTGATGAGGCGTCCTGAACGGAGGAAGTCAAGGGCGGTGGAGCTCCTAGATGCCCTCCCGCACGCCGGAGACACCAGTGGCCGTGACAACGACGACGGGGCAGCAATCACTGTGAGATCTCACGAGCTCGATTCGGTCCAGAGAGGAAGGGGAACGATGGGGATTGAGGGGGGAACGATCGAGACGGGGGCTAGGGTTCCGGAGGGGCTATTCGGCGACACAAAGGGCCTCCATACACTGAGGAATTCTCACCTCTGCAATGTAACTTTGAAATAAAACTCCCTTTCACCTTAAAAAAAAAGAAACACGTGAGATATCATCTTGTATACCTAATATTTTTGATCGTGGTGAGTAGAAAAATATCACAAGGTAGacacaaaagaaataaataaatatcaCAGGGCTGCTAACACGAGTTGACTCCTAAGTTTTCTAACTTTTTGTTTTTTAACAAATGATTGCCTCCTGGTACCGCCGCCGGTGCCCATCAGTCACGTCGATAAATCCAGCTCCGGCGAGTAATCGTTGGGACAGGGAGAAGCCGCAAAGTCCAAACCACATCCCGTCATCACTGACATAAATATTGCATGGGCAGGTCACCTTATCTGTTTTATCCAAATGGGAAGTCAAATTGCCTGGCTGCTATAAGCTTCCTGGCTAATGATTCTTCGTAGGCATCTTCCTGAATTATTGTTTTTCTTTTCCTGAAATATTGGTTTGGTTGGTTCCACTCGCTAATTCTCCATCAGCGAGCTATAAAATGCAAACTTTTACCAGTTCATGCACATCCACATCTTTGTCACCATGGCGGCTCAGCTAGTGGCAGCACTCTCATCTCCACAAGCACTATCGCTCTATCTCCTGCtcgtccctctcctcctcctctactACTCGGCAACAACAAGAACGAGACCGGCCATCGAGCAAGCTGCGCCGGCAGGCCATGGCGAAGAGCGCCCCCTTCCTTCGCCTCCGAGCAAGCTCCCTCTCATCGGCCACCTCCACCTCATCGGCaccgacccccacgtctccctcgcGGCGCTCACCGCCCAGCACGGCGACGGCGGGCTCCTGCTCCTTCACCTGGGCCAGGTGCGCAACCTCGTGGTCACCACCCCGGGCGCCGCGGAGGCGGTCCTGCGCACGCACGACCACGTCTTCGCGTCACGCCCGCAGAACGCGTTCGCCGACGCGCTCCTCGACGGCTCCGACATCGCCTTCGCCCCCTACGGCGAGTTCTGGCGCCAGCTGAGGCGGCTGGTCACCACGCACCTGCTCAGCGCCAGGAAGGTGCTCTCGCTCCGCGCCGGCCGCGAGGAAGAGGCGCGCCTGGCCATGGCCAAGATCGGCGACGCCGCGGCCGCCGGTGCCTCTGTGGACGTGTCCACGCTGCTCGCCACCTTCACCAACGACATCGCGTGCCGCGCCGTGTCGGGCAAGTTCTTCCGGGAGGAAGGGCGGAACGAGCTGTTCCGGGAGGTGATCGACGGCAACGTCGCCGCGTTTGGCGGGTTCAACCCGCAGGATTACTTCCCGAGCCTGGCCAAGGTGGACGCTCTGGCGCGGGTGCTGTTCCCCAAGATGACTCGGCTGAGGAAGAGGTGGGACGGGCTGCTCGACAGGATCATCGACGACCATGCCAGCAAAGCTGCATCGCTGCagcaagaagaagatgaggaggcaGACTTCGTGGATGTTCTCCTTGCTCGTCAACACGAGTACGGTCTCACTAGGCAGCATATCAAGGCCATTTTGGTGGTACGTAATACTTGATTCCAAGAGAATTTCTTTGCACTATCTACCACTTCTTAATGTTCACCATATATTTAATTAGATCGAATCCATGGATGCAGGACATGTTTGTAGCTGGGACAGACACGTCATACGTAGTCCTAGAGTTCGCCATGGCGGAGCTCATGCGAAAGCCACACCTCATGGCCAAACTCCAAGCCGAGGTGAGGGACAAGACACCCAAGGGCCAACCAATGGTCATGGAGGACGACTTGGGCGGCATGCCCTACCTAAAGGCTGTCTTGAAGGAGACGCTCCGGCTACACCCGCCATTGCCCCTCCTCCTCCCGCACTTCTCCGTGGACAGGTGCATCATCAACGGCTACACGGTCCCCGCAGAAACCCGCGTCATCATCAATGTGTGGGCTATCGGCAGAGACCCTGGGTCGTGGGAGGATGCGGAAGAGTTCATCCCTGAGAGATTCGAGGACGTCGCGTCCCCCGAGTACAAGGGGAGGGATTTCGGGATCCTGCCGTTTGGAGCCGGGCGAAGGATATGTCCCGGGATAAACTTTGGCATGGCGTCCGTGGAGATTATGCTCGCCAACCTTGCCTATTGCTTTGATTGGGAGCTCCTGGGTGGAATGCAGCATAAGGACCTTGATATGTCAGAGGTGTTTGGAATGACGATACACCGGAAGGAGAAGCTATTTCTAGTCCCAACAACACGAGATGTTAATCATGAATAATATATAGTTTCCATGCATTTGTATGGGTATAGATGCTATCAGAGTACTTAAGAGTGTTATTTTTGTATGCCGGTAATATTTAGATGTATGGTGCAGGTGTCACAAAATACTATGGTTTTTGTCTAGTGTCGTCGGATGAAGTTTTTTCAACATCACTTTCGAAGGCGCCACATTTAACATGGTCAATGTCTTATGCCTCTCATGAGGTTATGGGGCCTCTGCCAACTCAAAAAGTGCACGTCTGTAGATAGGAAAATGGTTGGAGTACTCAATATATATCTCTTTAATAACTTGGGCAATGTCTGGAGTGAATAGGTCAAAGAGGTTGTGGAACTGTACTTCGTTGACTCGTTCATCCTTCGTAAGGACAAGGACTACATACTCATGCCCTATTCACATCTAAGTCTTTTTGTAATTTGTATTGTCAAAATGTTTACCTTTCTTTATGCCTACATCCATGTAACTTTCCTTTGATCTCATTTGCACAGCGGCTACTGGGTCCTCATTATtactagtacaatgcccgtgcgttgccacgggctcttgaaatagtttgctagagttatataaagataatgcatgttaaatttcacacGTACGGACAATATAACACAGACACAATTATTTAATAATTAAAGTACATTTTTGCAATGTAAATTGCCAAAAAGAAAAATTAACGGCATGTCCATGTAACAAACTTAATGGAGTTCCAACTAAACATCTattataaaattattaatatctagGTTATAcgcttaagaaattctttcacaatatacggaaagttgtctttagcttcattcccacgatgttttagcaagtataataaaaactgcTTTCTCAACTCATATCCATCCTGCACAAACAATAtatgtagttagtatgaaaatAAGTAACGGACAATACTCACCGTGCAAACCGGCTTGaccgttccaccagagcataaaatgaatCATCGCTAATCATAATTCCCATTAACATCAACCAGTATTCTTGGTGTTTATTACTGTTAGTCAACTGGCATTTCAAGTTTCATTACTGCCTGAAATGAAGGTTATCACTCTAAAATAGCATGGTCATATTAGTGACCGTGCAAACTTCAAGATTTAAAACCGATAAGCAGCCCTTCAAATTGGAAAgggtgcacgtgcaacgcacgtaagTTTAGGAATTTCTTCATCATTTTGATTATCTAAATCAATTTTTTTCATAATAGTTGTCACAATAACATGTTATGTTTAACAAGAATTGGTCTAAACTGAAATTTTATAACAATCCAAAGTCCAATTTCGGCAAACAGCCTCCTCGCTAGCAAGATGTGTCAGCACCATCCAATCGCCATCTCGCAACTGTCATCCTGGTGGTTTGGATTTCTGAATATGTTTGTCTCTTTCCTGCCGCACGCAACACTTTATCTCCATGTCACGCCGAATCTTCTTTTTGGGCTATCATCAAGGGATTTTGTCTACCTAAATATAATTACACACCATGAAGACAAGCTCGAATTGCTGGTGGCTTGGATCGTCTCAACAACACCCAACCAAGAACCAACCGACCAGGCTCGATCCTCTGCAAGGAGGGCATACCAAATCATCTCCTTTTTTATCAACACAGATAGAATGTTCAAAACAATGCCATCGTAATCAACATGGGCAAAACATAGCAAAAAATAAGGACATGCTACTGTTCTATGCGAGACAATAAGCAACTTCAGCATCCAGTGTCCCATCATCTACCATGAAGATTGGGAACTCCGTCGTTCCAAGATATGCTTCAATATTTCAAGATTTCAAGATTGGGAACTCATTGCATGTAACTTTTTTCTTGCTTGTTAGCATAAACCCAGACATTGTCACCCCACAACAGAAAACATTAAGGtttcaaaacaaaagaaaacatttGAACAAAAGAAAGTTAACGTATAGCAGATCTCAACCCATCTTACATCGCAAACTGCTAACCCCAATATTTTATGATCTGAATGGGGGAATTAAGGTTGGATTTTGTCTCTGACGAATCAGATTTCTGGACATTGTCAACATCAAGATTCCATCGCATGGTTTCATAACAATCAACCTGTACATGGATCTCTGATTAAATTCTAGCCACTACCATGAAGCTCCCGGTCAGCAAGAGTTGTATTTTTTCCGTTTAAGCGGGCACCTAGTTTTCCTAATACATGGATATAATTCTCCCCATGTAGCTCAAAAGAAGCATGATCCCCCTGGGTTCCTGAACCTTGACCCAACGCCACCCATTTATTTGTGACAATTTATGCCCAAATTTATCTCAAACAAAAGGTATGCCCAGATCTGTAACACAAGCAGCTGAAcaattaaaaaatataaatatcCTAGCCTTCTTTTTCATATGACTCATGAGATTCTACAGCAACAAAAATGATTTTACATTGTTTTTCACACACACATGAACCAGAGCTGCTAGGCagcaatattccaccatttgacagTAACTATAACGATAAAGAATGACTACCAGACCATATCCTTTACTACACAATGGAATACTAATGTGCAAACAAATGCCACTGTTGCTCCTGAAGTATTCATATCATCGAGTAAGAATGGTTGCATGTTTATCACCTTTTCCAATCCAATGAAACTGATGTTATAACGCATTACACATGCTATGAAAGAAATTGATGAGAACAATATTACATTTGCTCTTACTGCAAATCAACACCAACAAATCTATAATAGGTTCATGCATAAAGCAAGTGAATTTGAAAAAGAAACCAGAACCTTATTAAGTGATCCTAATTCCATGCGAAGTTGcctaggaaaaatagaagtggaggATAAAGGTGGATTCCAAATTATAGTAATATAATACACCTTCAAGGTAAAAAAAATGAAATCTAGTGGGTACAAGCATTTTGAATAATAAAGAAAATTAAGATCTAACTATATACGTGCAATGCATGTTTCTAAAATTCAAAGTATGTATGAATATATGTAAATAAAAGTTTTGCTTAGGTCATAATTTTTCATACTTCACAAACATCTTATCCTGTCAAATCATTGGTGCACATCCCCATTGTGCAGGATTTTTTTGGAACTTCCTATCTCCACTTACATCATGGATAGCATACAGCAAAAGTTAATTAAAATTCAATAGACTTCTATGAGATGACATGAGTGACGATCGGTGCAGGTTTATGGCATTGAGCATCATCTACTAACCCTTCAAAATGATCATTTTCATTTGGACCAAGTACATCTCAAGCTGCAAGCACAATAAAATCACCATGGGCTTGGAGCCCACCATCTCTCCACGTTCCTGCATGTGAAGAATTAACCAGTGCCCCAAGTCAGAACTACTGCTAACCTTATTCATGTAGACCTTACTAAAAATTCAGAAAATATGCAGAGTATCCATTTTTGTTAACCTAGCTATCTGCAGTCCAAGACAGAGCGTGACCATAATCCACACTACAACACATGAATATAGCTACCTTATGGGGCATATATGCCTAATCCTCATATCTTCTTGTTTGGAAAAGAGTTGACCATTTGCACATAGTATAGAATGGCGAAGATTGAACATGCTCTCGTACAATTGGGGAATGGTGTGGAGCTCCATAAGCGACGGCGGCGATGCCGGCTACAGTTGTTCTGACAGGAACTAATTTGCTTACTCTTCGTTTTCAGTTAACCACATAGTACTACACTGCCATATACAAAATCAGGAGAGGAAGGTACCTTCTGTACGCCCACTGCACGGGAGAGTTTTGTGGCGGACTGTATACCTGGACGCGATAATCTTGTTTCGGAGGAGCGCCCAACTGCGGCATGGAGGTCAGAGAGGGGTGAGAGCCGGACTGGCGTGATTCACACAGTGCAAACCTGATAAACAAAACGCAAAAGTCCAGCACCTGGTTTACTGCAAGGAGCTCGCTGGTGTCCAGATTCAACCCGAGGTAGACTTGCCCATTATCTCGCCTTCCGCCATCGGATCGGCGGGATGTCCCCTGCTCAGCCGCTCCCATCGACAGGTACGGCCGTCCGCGACTGCAGGCGTTGTGGCGGCGAGGGACTCTTGGAGATGCGATCGAGCAGCCTACCCCTTGACTTGCAGAGGCAGGAGCTGATACGGACGCCGATCCCACTGACGGGCCCGGCGGAGTGCTGGTGCGGACTTGATGGATCAACACATGAAGTCGAACAGATCATGGAtcccggcaccgccgccggcatcaGCGGGGTCCCGTCGCATGGGTCGTGGTCTAGGCTCGGGGGTCGTGTCGACAGCGGCATGGAGGTAAGAGAGGTGAGAGCCTGCTGGCCGTGCCCTTCCTCCCCTCCCTTCCTTCTGTTCTCCCTGGAACCGCAACAGACCATGGAGGAgctgagccgccgccgtcgtccctcCGACTCTCGCCGGAGCCGTCCGTCGTCGACCCGATCCTACTGCCATCCGCCAGATCCACagcagccccgccggagcccacAACTTggccatcaccgttccctcgagatGCCGCTGCCTCCCCGTGTTGACCGCGTCGCTCACCTGCATTCAGGGATCTTTCGATATCGGATTGGGTTTTCCTTTCCTTGGATTAGGAAACGATGTACTGGGGTCGACGCGGGGCGCGCGGAACGTTTGGtacggcagagttttcgtccgctcAGGTAAATTGCTAAGCGCGTTTTTGGCTCTGGATTAGATTAAATTAAGTGATTCTGATCGTGTGGTTATAATTGAGCTATATTGTTATGTGTACGTTAGGTTGGGTACACTTAGCGATGTACATgttttcttctttaataagtagtaGAGATGGTTTACTTATgaatttctttaaatccattatttgtttcctcaaaatctattatttatttccaaaagcaaattgcattaatgagagaaattcactgatttggttaaggtaggaaataatgtattatttatttcctaaagcaaattgcattaatggaagagatccgttgatttggctaaggtaggaaagaatctattatttgtttcctaaagcaaattgcatttatgaaagagattcgttgatttggctaagctaggaaagttagatccgtgatcttttgtcattaggaaagtgttgaaaataaaccgtattaaatccattatttgtttcctgaaaatctattaattatttcctaaagcaaattgcattaatgagagaaattcactcatttggttaaggtaggaaagaatctattatttgtttcctaaagcaaattgcattaatggaagagatccgttgatttggctaaggtaggaaagaatctattatttgtttcctaaagcaaattgcatttataaaagagattcgttgatttggctaagctaggaaagttagatccgtgatcttttgtcattaggaaagtgttgaaaataaaccgtgccggactaccaactcctccattagggtttttttcgctggttaatCTTGGTAGGTCTTTTTTCGTTGGTTAACCTTCGTAGGTCTATTTTTTTGGTACGTGGATGGGTGCGGGTTGGGGCCTCAGGAGGAGGTTTTTTCGGTTTCTGGTGGATAAGTCAGAGGTGGGAGTGAGgacgaaaaaaaaccggacgaaaatgatgggacgaaaataaacccggaacggagactaccaactgctccattaggagtagagatcattcTGAAGTTTCTAATATGGTACAGTATGTTCATCAACGAAACATGCGTCTTCATTTCGACATTTTGGTGACCCATTATAACTATGTTTAGTTGAACAACTCCC encodes the following:
- the LOC123140899 gene encoding indole-2-monooxygenase encodes the protein MAAQLVAALSSPQALSLYLLLVPLLLLYYSATTRTRPAIEQAAPAGHGEERPLPSPPSKLPLIGHLHLIGTDPHVSLAALTAQHGDGGLLLLHLGQVRNLVVTTPGAAEAVLRTHDHVFASRPQNAFADALLDGSDIAFAPYGEFWRQLRRLVTTHLLSARKVLSLRAGREEEARLAMAKIGDAAAAGASVDVSTLLATFTNDIACRAVSGKFFREEGRNELFREVIDGNVAAFGGFNPQDYFPSLAKVDALARVLFPKMTRLRKRWDGLLDRIIDDHASKAASLQQEEDEEADFVDVLLARQHEYGLTRQHIKAILVDMFVAGTDTSYVVLEFAMAELMRKPHLMAKLQAEVRDKTPKGQPMVMEDDLGGMPYLKAVLKETLRLHPPLPLLLPHFSVDRCIINGYTVPAETRVIINVWAIGRDPGSWEDAEEFIPERFEDVASPEYKGRDFGILPFGAGRRICPGINFGMASVEIMLANLAYCFDWELLGGMQHKDLDMSEVFGMTIHRKEKLFLVPTTRDVNHE